A stretch of the Archangium violaceum genome encodes the following:
- a CDS encoding trypsin-like serine peptidase, translated as MKHFKHEFQVRPFVGAVMCTLTLAAGCGPAQELEAEQGALGEKKSTAVYGTDDRLDVYAHPDATLRARAQQSTVALMHTPLIDATDPNHVVFTGQTLGEARNLCTTERFRDDPRAAFCTGTLIDDDLVLTAAHCVPNPEECANTRFVFNFYRTAEGELQQVTTQDIFRCTSIVAHELGWSSQGNMDYSILRLDRPATPRFTPAPVRKGNTPLAVGQKLAVIGSSSAIPFKIDSGGTVRDPRADWLDFLVSTTDTFAGNSGSAVYETTNYTVASIVVRGDADYVANGSCNVVNTCSETGCVGEQSTYVYNAIRTLCAATNNASPRLCADMPPPPARPATSFTYFTGDTNNAQQNTTDKVISLSAGDVVEVGTCNLEGAFATGNTSLRLIDAQGTEIAANSCYIKHRVGASGDYAIRAGCSSNATCGGAVVWKVTPNANLVRGTFSFNLTNTSSGTRNTANQNVTLSYGQVLEVGTCGLEGASGVGDTIVRVHGSSGQVEAENDDAFGTCGSLSHVIHHVNVLGENMPYQIRVGCFRNESCSGTASYVIY; from the coding sequence ATGAAACATTTCAAGCACGAGTTCCAGGTGCGCCCCTTCGTGGGCGCGGTGATGTGTACGCTCACGCTCGCGGCGGGCTGCGGCCCGGCGCAGGAGCTGGAAGCGGAGCAGGGCGCGCTCGGAGAGAAGAAGAGCACGGCGGTCTATGGCACGGACGACCGGCTGGACGTCTACGCCCACCCGGATGCCACGCTGCGCGCGCGGGCGCAGCAGTCCACCGTGGCGCTGATGCATACCCCTCTCATCGACGCGACGGACCCCAACCACGTCGTCTTCACCGGCCAGACGCTGGGCGAAGCACGCAACCTCTGCACCACCGAGCGCTTCCGGGATGACCCGCGGGCGGCCTTCTGCACCGGCACGCTCATCGACGATGACCTGGTGCTCACCGCAGCCCACTGTGTCCCCAACCCCGAGGAGTGCGCCAACACCCGCTTCGTCTTCAACTTCTACCGGACCGCGGAGGGCGAGCTGCAGCAGGTCACCACGCAGGACATCTTCCGCTGCACCTCCATCGTGGCGCATGAGCTGGGCTGGTCGAGCCAGGGGAACATGGACTACTCCATCCTGCGCCTGGACCGGCCGGCCACGCCGCGCTTCACCCCGGCACCGGTCCGCAAGGGCAACACCCCGCTGGCCGTCGGGCAGAAGCTGGCCGTCATCGGCAGCAGCAGCGCCATCCCCTTCAAGATCGACTCCGGTGGCACGGTGCGTGACCCGCGCGCGGACTGGCTGGACTTCCTGGTGTCCACCACGGACACCTTCGCGGGCAACTCGGGCTCGGCCGTGTACGAGACGACCAACTACACGGTGGCGAGCATCGTCGTGCGCGGTGACGCGGACTATGTCGCCAACGGCAGCTGCAACGTCGTGAACACGTGCTCCGAGACGGGCTGCGTCGGCGAGCAGAGCACCTACGTCTACAACGCCATCCGCACCTTGTGCGCCGCGACCAACAACGCCAGCCCGCGGCTGTGCGCCGACATGCCGCCGCCCCCGGCCCGCCCGGCCACCTCGTTCACCTACTTCACGGGCGATACCAACAATGCCCAGCAGAACACGACGGACAAGGTGATCAGTCTCTCCGCGGGCGACGTGGTGGAAGTGGGCACCTGCAACCTGGAGGGCGCCTTCGCCACCGGTAACACCTCGCTGCGTCTCATCGACGCGCAGGGCACCGAGATCGCCGCCAACTCGTGTTATATCAAGCACAGGGTGGGGGCCTCCGGCGACTACGCCATTCGCGCCGGCTGCTCCAGCAACGCGACCTGCGGTGGCGCCGTGGTGTGGAAGGTGACCCCGAACGCCAACCTCGTCCGGGGCACGTTCTCTTTCAACCTCACCAATACCAGCAGCGGCACGCGCAACACCGCCAACCAGAACGTGACGCTGTCGTATGGCCAGGTCCTCGAGGTGGGCACCTGCGGCCTGGAGGGCGCCTCTGGCGTCGGTGACACCATCGTGCGGGTGCACGGCTCGTCGGGCCAGGTGGAGGCCGAGAACGACGACGCCTTCGGCACCTGCGGAAGCCTCTCGCACGTCATCCACCACGTGAACGTCTTGGGCGAGAACATGCCGTATCAAATCCGTGTCGGCTGCTTCCGCAACGAGAGCTGCAGCGGGACGGCCTCCTACGTCATCTACTGA
- a CDS encoding DJ-1/PfpI family protein: protein MNPPLLSSRLAPWARLGLAVIATLLAVPVACAHSAERNQKISVAILLFPGFDPLDVVGPLELYSYNPEFDVSLVAKTLDRVPSSNPLVALDPTSTLEAFEHPDVLVIPGGGTGVAAARKDPVILNWIKTAHQTSRYTTSVCTGALILGEAGLLEGKKATTHWELQSRLADHGASYQDSRYVQDGKVITSAGVSAGMDMSLYLIGLLSGETMAQAVQLAVQYDPQPPFDSGHPSRASQEVLDLLKAIREAP, encoded by the coding sequence ATGAACCCTCCCCTTCTCTCATCACGACTCGCCCCCTGGGCTCGACTCGGTCTCGCTGTCATCGCCACGCTCCTGGCTGTCCCGGTGGCGTGTGCCCACTCCGCTGAGCGGAACCAGAAGATCTCCGTCGCGATTCTGTTGTTCCCAGGGTTCGATCCCCTGGATGTCGTGGGTCCGCTGGAGTTGTACTCCTACAACCCGGAGTTCGATGTCAGCCTCGTCGCCAAGACACTGGACCGTGTCCCCTCGAGCAACCCCCTCGTCGCCTTGGATCCAACCTCCACGCTCGAGGCGTTCGAGCACCCGGATGTCCTGGTGATTCCGGGAGGAGGAACGGGCGTTGCAGCCGCCAGGAAGGACCCGGTGATCCTGAACTGGATCAAAACGGCTCATCAGACCAGCCGTTATACGACCTCTGTTTGTACAGGCGCGCTGATCCTGGGCGAGGCGGGACTCCTGGAGGGGAAGAAGGCCACGACCCATTGGGAGCTCCAGTCACGCTTGGCGGACCATGGCGCCTCGTACCAGGACAGCCGCTACGTCCAGGACGGAAAGGTGATCACCAGCGCGGGAGTCTCCGCGGGCATGGACATGTCTCTCTACCTGATCGGACTCCTGTCCGGCGAAACGATGGCCCAGGCAGTGCAGCTGGCCGTCCAATATGATCCCCAACCACCCTTCGACTCCGGACATCCCAGTAGGGCCTCACAGGAAGTCCTCGATCTCTTGAAAGCCATCCGAGAAGCGCCCTGA
- a CDS encoding TolB family protein has protein sequence MNRLLLFSLLILGAFGCAGPRFQQPVTTRFAREDVRKLETPNLDVYYVANQKENAYRLVAKLERCLKPLQAHARSKSTRAKPVVYLTTAVLNNAYVISAALGLFEHMVLGASVNAEQIMFLGVPVAHMEAMACHEAVHYVHLQQTDGLWSAVNTVAGNIWSPNSVLDNWFSEGLATWYEATFAEGLGRPNSPMWRGWYRSFLQHRGGRISAGDLLGARDVPNGPYLAGSYFVDFLARKYGEEKLWELIDVQGHSIFSPFGVTLRFSKVYGKTIEGLLEEYNQELAETFHPRTRPAEQRVLEASLGNEARIAVSPADGAVAIIRSDLDAPATLRIRERSGAVRFERTLMPVLPGRRWIVAGPSGVSGMTFTADGRWLFFVSADYSELGDFTARLWKVDARTGEVVQVWDGLEGVGGAVHPDGSSYVYVEVKGDTSNLVKMDLATGVRTSLTGFTGTESLATPAYSPTGDRISFSRWTGRSFDLFVRGPDGALEQVTSDGRFNFGARWVDERRLVFMREHEELSQVHLLDLENRHIQRLSDAPWIALDPSPVDGSRVLLLNREGLSWSLDEIALPTSTPPPPPPTASGPGGIHAAVLSLVLGATGAPPSDTTPEVEVLSDEPYWPLDGLFRPTMHLPLLGLWNTQAPDGSVRWNRLVGMARLQGADRLGIHNYLAQFTFDSENTRTNLSLSYGNYQLAPWYLDVSGGRITDGRLLDWTARIAASRTWWNSIDMQLAGEFLDRTLEATESESFRHVRLAGPRLSVGYTAVDSTMYVNRRGLILSLSGAAFPSQVSTEGLFDLRGAMTVYLPLPLLRRDELELTVAARAMPGSSQEILQLGGFSRGMSLYNIGAAPPQTPRDIFLPSGAAFVEQLRGYEDFPLFVNHAAVGGVRYRLPLIIDQGWASLAYILPSVHFRELDLEGFAQAALAVDNAGRHWHRVAGGAAFFRLNVGGYFPVSLYYQFAHRFDDGLKPLHTFGLSFD, from the coding sequence ATGAACCGATTGCTTCTCTTCAGTCTCCTGATACTCGGCGCGTTCGGCTGCGCCGGACCCAGATTCCAGCAGCCCGTGACGACCCGCTTCGCACGCGAGGACGTTCGCAAGCTGGAGACCCCGAACCTCGACGTCTATTACGTGGCGAACCAGAAGGAGAACGCCTACCGGCTCGTGGCAAAGCTGGAGCGGTGCCTGAAGCCACTGCAGGCGCATGCCCGGAGCAAGTCCACGAGAGCCAAACCGGTGGTCTACCTGACCACCGCCGTGCTCAACAACGCGTACGTGATATCGGCCGCGCTCGGGTTGTTCGAGCACATGGTGCTGGGCGCCTCCGTGAATGCGGAGCAGATCATGTTTCTCGGCGTCCCCGTGGCGCACATGGAGGCCATGGCCTGCCACGAGGCGGTTCACTATGTACACCTGCAGCAGACCGATGGATTGTGGAGCGCGGTCAACACCGTCGCCGGCAACATCTGGTCGCCCAACTCCGTGCTGGACAACTGGTTCAGCGAGGGCCTTGCCACCTGGTACGAAGCCACCTTCGCGGAGGGACTGGGGCGTCCGAACAGCCCGATGTGGCGCGGGTGGTACCGCTCCTTCCTGCAGCATCGTGGCGGCCGCATCAGCGCCGGAGACCTGCTCGGGGCCCGCGACGTCCCCAACGGGCCCTACCTCGCCGGGAGCTACTTCGTCGACTTCCTCGCCCGGAAGTACGGCGAGGAGAAGCTCTGGGAGTTGATCGACGTCCAGGGCCACTCCATCTTCTCCCCCTTCGGGGTAACGCTGCGGTTCTCGAAGGTGTACGGCAAGACCATCGAAGGGCTCCTCGAGGAGTACAACCAGGAGCTCGCCGAAACCTTCCACCCGCGCACGCGCCCCGCGGAGCAGCGCGTCCTGGAGGCCTCGCTCGGAAATGAAGCCCGGATCGCCGTGTCGCCCGCGGATGGCGCGGTGGCGATCATCCGCTCCGATCTGGACGCGCCGGCCACCCTGCGCATCCGGGAGCGGTCGGGGGCGGTCCGATTCGAGCGGACCCTGATGCCCGTCCTTCCGGGGCGCCGATGGATCGTCGCCGGGCCCTCGGGGGTGAGCGGAATGACCTTCACCGCCGATGGCCGCTGGTTGTTCTTCGTCAGCGCCGACTACTCCGAGCTGGGGGACTTCACCGCCCGGCTCTGGAAGGTGGACGCCAGGACCGGGGAGGTGGTCCAGGTCTGGGACGGGCTCGAGGGCGTCGGTGGCGCGGTCCACCCGGACGGCTCGTCGTACGTCTATGTCGAGGTGAAGGGAGATACCTCCAACCTCGTGAAGATGGATCTCGCGACCGGGGTGCGTACATCCCTGACGGGCTTCACCGGGACGGAGTCGCTCGCGACGCCGGCGTATTCGCCCACGGGCGACCGCATCTCCTTCTCCCGTTGGACGGGGCGCAGCTTCGATCTCTTCGTCCGAGGACCCGACGGCGCGCTCGAGCAGGTCACCTCCGACGGCCGCTTCAACTTCGGGGCACGCTGGGTGGATGAGCGCCGGCTGGTGTTCATGCGCGAGCACGAGGAGCTCTCCCAGGTCCATCTGCTCGATCTCGAGAACCGGCACATCCAGCGGCTCAGCGATGCGCCCTGGATCGCGCTGGATCCCTCTCCGGTCGACGGGTCGCGCGTGCTCCTCCTGAACCGGGAGGGCCTGAGCTGGTCGCTGGACGAGATTGCCCTGCCTACCTCCACGCCCCCGCCTCCGCCCCCGACGGCCTCGGGCCCGGGAGGCATCCACGCCGCGGTGCTGTCCCTGGTGCTCGGCGCGACTGGCGCCCCCCCGAGCGACACGACTCCCGAGGTGGAGGTCCTCTCCGATGAGCCGTACTGGCCGCTGGACGGGCTGTTCCGGCCGACGATGCACCTGCCCCTCCTTGGCCTGTGGAACACGCAGGCACCGGATGGCTCCGTGCGGTGGAACCGCCTCGTTGGCATGGCGCGGCTTCAGGGGGCTGACCGGCTCGGGATCCACAACTACCTCGCCCAGTTCACCTTCGACTCGGAGAACACGCGGACGAACCTGTCGCTGAGCTATGGCAACTACCAGCTCGCGCCGTGGTACCTGGACGTGAGCGGCGGCCGGATCACCGATGGCCGCCTGCTCGACTGGACGGCGCGCATCGCCGCTTCGAGGACCTGGTGGAACTCCATCGACATGCAGCTCGCGGGGGAGTTCCTCGACCGGACGCTCGAGGCGACGGAGAGTGAATCCTTCCGGCACGTGCGTCTGGCCGGGCCCCGGCTCTCCGTGGGCTATACGGCAGTGGATTCCACCATGTATGTGAATCGCCGCGGGCTCATCCTCTCCCTGTCCGGTGCGGCGTTCCCCTCCCAGGTGAGCACGGAGGGGCTGTTCGATCTGCGCGGGGCGATGACCGTCTACCTGCCGCTCCCCCTCTTGCGGCGCGATGAGTTGGAGCTCACGGTGGCGGCACGTGCCATGCCGGGTTCGAGCCAGGAAATCCTTCAGCTCGGAGGGTTTTCCCGGGGGATGAGCCTGTACAACATCGGGGCCGCCCCGCCGCAGACGCCTCGGGACATCTTCCTTCCATCGGGTGCGGCCTTCGTGGAGCAGCTTCGCGGCTACGAAGACTTCCCCCTGTTCGTCAATCACGCGGCAGTCGGTGGCGTGCGCTACAGGTTGCCGCTGATCATCGACCAGGGCTGGGCCTCGCTGGCATACATCCTTCCGTCGGTGCACTTCCGTGAGCTGGACCTGGAAGGCTTCGCCCAGGCGGCCCTGGCGGTCGACAACGCCGGGAGACACTGGCACCGCGTTGCCGGCGGGGCCGCGTTCTTCCGCCTCAATGTCGGCGGATACTTCCCGGTCAGCCTCTACTACCAGTTCGCTCACCGGTTCGATGACGGGCTGAAGCCGTTGCACACGTTCGGGCTGAGTTTCGACTGA
- a CDS encoding alpha/beta hydrolase family protein: protein MLSGSGANDRDETVCGHKPFRILASFFARHGYAVQRYDTRGSVGSSGNADRTTFSDSVADATAAFRALALTTGIDQNRICFCGHSEGGLVAATAAPNLPVHAVIMLAGPAMPIELPLNGQARAISLEAAARGRQPRGLRPLSCPRRQGEWRVARPRRPHRRRAPRPHFISR, encoded by the coding sequence CTGCTCTCAGGCTCAGGCGCGAATGATCGGGATGAAACGGTCTGTGGTCATAAACCATTCAGAATCCTTGCCAGTTTCTTCGCCCGCCACGGCTACGCGGTGCAGCGCTACGACACTCGGGGCTCGGTGGGCTCCTCCGGCAACGCAGATAGGACGACGTTCTCCGACAGCGTCGCCGATGCCACGGCGGCCTTCCGGGCGCTCGCATTGACAACCGGCATCGACCAGAACCGGATCTGCTTCTGCGGACATAGCGAGGGCGGTCTCGTCGCCGCCACGGCGGCTCCGAACCTTCCGGTACACGCGGTGATCATGCTCGCGGGCCCAGCCATGCCGATAGAACTCCCACTGAATGGCCAGGCTCGCGCCATCTCACTTGAGGCAGCGGCTCGAGGCCGCCAACCTCGAGGTCTCCGTCCGCTGAGCTGCCCCAGGAGGCAGGGTGAGTGGAGAGTGGCTCGCCCCCGACGTCCTCATCGGAGGCGAGCACCGCGTCCTCACTTCATCAGTAGATGA
- a CDS encoding MATE family efflux transporter: MDVPRPSLGLFRLTWPIFLELLLFMLMGTSDTLMLSGVSDEAVSAVGVVNQYISLCILIMNVISHGASIVVAQYLGARRSAEAARISALAITLNLLLGLVVSVTLLLLGDFILSHMNLEGQVLAHARAYMRIAGGFIFLQALINVVAALIRTYGFTRQSMFVSLGMNVLHVLCNYALIFGHFGLPALGVTGAAVSTGVSRATALVVFVWMLYRVMDVRMVPRDYVTFSGEYIRKLLKVGVPAAIEQVTYHSCQTVFLYYVTFLGPTALASRQYAMAISQYVFLCSLAIGMGTAILVGRMVGARQPDEAYRRALASLTWAVAITVLVDVIVILVRQPLVGLFTANGDILLLTSRVILLSLLLESGRSFNLVLVNALRASGDAQFTVYMAFFSMVCMSLPLGYLLVFKLQLGLPGIWLAIAADEWTRGLVFWYRWKSRAWEKHSLVGPREQTSTVALGG, from the coding sequence ATGGACGTACCGCGACCCTCCCTGGGACTGTTCCGGCTGACCTGGCCCATCTTCCTGGAGCTGTTGTTGTTCATGCTGATGGGCACGTCGGACACGCTCATGCTCAGCGGCGTGTCGGACGAGGCCGTCTCCGCGGTCGGAGTGGTCAATCAGTACATTTCCCTGTGCATCCTCATCATGAATGTCATCAGCCACGGCGCCTCCATCGTCGTGGCGCAGTACCTCGGGGCGCGCAGGAGCGCCGAGGCCGCCCGGATCTCCGCCCTGGCCATCACGCTGAACCTTCTGCTCGGGCTCGTGGTGAGCGTGACGCTGCTGTTGCTCGGCGACTTCATCTTGAGCCACATGAACCTGGAGGGCCAGGTATTGGCCCACGCGCGGGCGTACATGCGGATCGCGGGCGGGTTCATCTTCCTGCAGGCCCTCATCAACGTCGTCGCCGCCCTCATCCGCACCTACGGCTTCACGCGGCAATCCATGTTCGTGTCGCTGGGCATGAACGTGCTCCATGTGCTGTGCAACTACGCCCTGATCTTCGGCCACTTCGGGTTGCCGGCGCTGGGGGTGACGGGGGCGGCGGTGTCCACGGGGGTGAGCCGGGCCACCGCGCTCGTCGTCTTCGTGTGGATGCTCTACCGGGTGATGGACGTGCGGATGGTGCCGCGTGACTACGTGACGTTCTCCGGGGAGTACATCCGCAAGCTTCTGAAGGTGGGCGTCCCCGCTGCCATCGAGCAGGTCACCTATCACTCCTGCCAGACGGTGTTTCTGTACTACGTCACGTTCCTGGGGCCCACGGCGCTGGCATCCCGGCAGTACGCGATGGCGATCTCCCAGTATGTCTTCCTGTGCAGCCTGGCGATCGGGATGGGGACGGCGATCCTGGTGGGGCGGATGGTGGGAGCACGCCAGCCGGACGAGGCCTACCGGCGGGCCCTGGCGAGCTTGACGTGGGCCGTGGCGATCACCGTCCTGGTGGACGTGATCGTCATCCTGGTGCGCCAGCCACTGGTCGGCCTGTTCACGGCCAATGGAGATATCCTGCTGTTGACGTCACGGGTCATCTTGTTGAGCCTGCTGCTGGAGTCCGGACGGTCCTTCAACCTCGTCCTGGTGAACGCCCTGCGTGCCTCGGGGGATGCGCAGTTCACCGTCTACATGGCCTTCTTCTCCATGGTCTGTATGAGCCTGCCGCTGGGCTATCTGCTCGTCTTCAAGCTCCAGCTGGGACTGCCCGGTATCTGGCTCGCGATCGCGGCGGACGAGTGGACGCGCGGTCTCGTCTTCTGGTACCGCTGGAAGAGCCGGGCCTGGGAGAAGCACTCGCTCGTCGGTCCGCGGGAGCAGACCTCCACGGTGGCGCTCGGGGGCTGA